The following proteins are co-located in the Paraburkholderia phytofirmans PsJN genome:
- a CDS encoding uracil-DNA glycosylase gives MALHESVLEEFGLTPLWVRRGMAAAPEPVAGQPQAQAAAEVGQGAGAHRDEARGVASAMPPAARAQETSQPAMRAAGVQQANAAPAPGERGTSGRQDQASPVAGARDRFADRQLAAERRSDESPRSELNGEQAEGQRQPSQGPTRVPTQGPAQPPTQARMQASVEANEPQTPQSSRPQQPRSPEPPTFDAPPSDDFAWFDDLPTQAPADARLEAPAPPAIHTLDWDALSERVAACQLCRLCEKRTNTVFGVGDRGADWMLIGEAPGENEDRLGEPFVGQAGKLLDNMLRSLTLARDTNVYIANVIKCRPPGNRNPEPDEVARCEPYLQRQVALVKPKLIVALGRFAAQSLLKTEASISSLRGRVHEYEGVPVIVTYHPAYLLRSLPDKAKAWADLCLARDTWRAAGGAPSNAPK, from the coding sequence ATGGCGCTGCATGAATCGGTTCTGGAAGAGTTCGGACTCACACCGCTGTGGGTGCGTCGTGGGATGGCAGCGGCGCCGGAGCCGGTTGCTGGACAACCGCAAGCGCAAGCCGCAGCCGAGGTCGGGCAGGGTGCGGGTGCGCATCGTGATGAGGCGCGTGGCGTGGCATCAGCGATGCCGCCGGCTGCTCGCGCGCAGGAAACCTCGCAGCCCGCGATGCGCGCGGCCGGCGTTCAACAAGCCAACGCCGCGCCGGCGCCGGGCGAACGCGGCACGTCTGGCCGTCAGGATCAGGCATCGCCCGTAGCCGGCGCACGCGACCGGTTCGCTGATCGCCAGTTGGCGGCAGAGAGGCGCTCAGACGAGTCGCCGCGTTCCGAGCTGAACGGTGAACAGGCTGAAGGTCAAAGGCAGCCTTCACAAGGCCCAACGCGCGTCCCAACGCAAGGCCCAGCGCAACCACCGACGCAAGCCCGGATGCAAGCCTCGGTCGAGGCAAACGAGCCGCAGACACCGCAGTCATCGCGTCCCCAGCAACCCCGCAGCCCCGAGCCGCCGACATTCGACGCGCCACCCAGCGACGATTTCGCATGGTTCGACGATCTGCCGACTCAAGCACCCGCAGACGCACGCCTCGAAGCCCCCGCACCGCCGGCAATCCACACGCTCGACTGGGACGCACTGAGCGAGCGCGTCGCCGCCTGCCAGCTTTGCCGTCTGTGCGAGAAGCGCACGAACACCGTATTCGGCGTCGGCGATCGCGGCGCCGACTGGATGCTGATCGGCGAAGCGCCGGGCGAGAATGAGGATCGTCTGGGCGAGCCGTTCGTCGGCCAGGCCGGCAAGCTGCTGGACAACATGCTGCGTTCGCTGACGCTCGCGCGCGACACCAACGTCTATATCGCCAACGTGATCAAATGCCGGCCGCCCGGCAACCGCAATCCCGAACCGGACGAAGTCGCGCGTTGCGAGCCATATCTGCAACGTCAGGTCGCGCTGGTCAAGCCGAAGCTGATCGTCGCGCTCGGCCGCTTCGCGGCGCAGAGTTTGCTGAAGACCGAGGCGAGCATTTCGTCGCTGCGCGGCCGCGTGCACGAATACGAAGGCGTGCCCGTGATCGTCACCTATCACCCGGCGTATCTGTTGCGCAGCCTGCCCGATAAGGCGAAGGCCTGGGCCGACCTGTGCCTCGCCCGCGACACGTGGCGGGCGGCGGGCGGTGCGCCGTCGAACGCGCCGAAGTGA
- a CDS encoding DUF1853 family protein has protein sequence MTAGEGPAAGSAAAPGIDAASRATLLDTLHDAAVRDLAWLLLSADLLRPQPPVGALANPFDTPQEARATCDWLRALDAAPEALHQELAATRITRLGRYAERLLGWFLQQGPAARLVAAGVPLRRAGVTLGECDFLVRTRQGARLHWELAVKCYLHAGEGRAQLPARLSDYVGPNLKDRFDLKLAHVLNHQLPLSAREEFASVGYAGPWTPQMFIKGWLFYRDGETPLDPVELDPAHGRGWWVTRSDWPAFAAAHAQKWRTLPRLEWLAPRRHTSLEVQTAGLAFVDAETLAGQTSRQHGPSMVAAFTEDSVGNLVERSRGFIVPDEWPELAQSYAQQ, from the coding sequence GTGACGGCCGGGGAGGGTCCGGCGGCCGGTTCCGCCGCGGCGCCCGGCATCGATGCCGCGAGCCGCGCTACGCTGCTCGATACCTTGCACGACGCTGCCGTGCGCGATCTCGCGTGGCTGCTGCTGAGCGCCGATCTGTTGCGTCCGCAACCACCGGTCGGCGCGCTGGCAAATCCCTTCGACACGCCTCAGGAAGCGCGGGCGACCTGTGACTGGCTGCGCGCGCTGGACGCCGCGCCCGAAGCCCTGCATCAGGAACTCGCGGCGACGCGCATCACGCGCCTCGGCCGCTATGCTGAGCGGCTGCTCGGCTGGTTCCTGCAACAGGGTCCGGCGGCGCGGCTGGTGGCCGCAGGCGTGCCGTTACGGCGAGCGGGCGTCACGCTCGGCGAATGTGATTTTCTGGTGCGGACGCGACAGGGCGCGCGGCTGCATTGGGAGCTGGCCGTGAAGTGCTACTTGCACGCCGGCGAAGGGCGCGCGCAGTTACCCGCTCGGTTATCCGACTACGTCGGCCCGAATTTAAAAGACCGCTTCGACCTCAAGCTGGCGCATGTGCTGAATCATCAGTTGCCGTTGAGCGCGCGCGAGGAGTTTGCTTCGGTCGGCTACGCGGGTCCGTGGACGCCGCAGATGTTCATCAAAGGCTGGCTGTTTTACCGGGATGGCGAGACGCCGCTCGATCCGGTCGAGCTCGATCCGGCGCATGGCCGCGGCTGGTGGGTGACGCGCAGTGACTGGCCGGCGTTCGCGGCGGCGCATGCGCAGAAATGGCGGACATTGCCTCGGCTGGAGTGGCTAGCGCCGCGACGCCATACGTCTCTTGAAGTGCAGACCGCGGGACTCGCGTTCGTCGATGCGGAAACGCTCGCCGGGCAAACGTCGCGTCAGCATGGACCGTCGATGGTCGCCGCGTTCACCGAGGACAGCGTGGGCAACCTAGTGGAACGTTCGCGCGGCTTTATCGTGCCGGACGAGTGGCCGGAGTTGGCGCAAAGCTACGCGCAGCAGTAG
- the tsaB gene encoding tRNA (adenosine(37)-N6)-threonylcarbamoyltransferase complex dimerization subunit type 1 TsaB, with the protein MTQTVLLALDTSTEFCSVALLSAAGNASGATPEEARAEPRLWVRHEQTGAVSSTRLLPAIRELFDEAGLSLADCDAIAFGSGPGSFTGLRTATGVAQGLAFGLNLPVVPVSTLLACAESARLRDPSATRVLAALDARMDEIYWADYAWDDAQGEWRTLQAASLDAPDRLVLPDVPFTLAGNAAAAFGARLPALAAARSVDSEALPHAVPLAHAALRALRAGRTVPADQAAPEYVRDKVAQTTAERVADKAEKAEKAARAEQAARLAHDAAQGEGRQ; encoded by the coding sequence ATGACTCAAACTGTGCTCCTCGCCCTCGATACCTCGACCGAATTCTGCTCGGTAGCGCTTCTGTCCGCCGCCGGCAACGCTTCCGGCGCGACACCTGAAGAGGCACGCGCCGAACCGCGTCTGTGGGTGCGCCACGAGCAGACCGGCGCGGTTTCCAGCACGCGCCTGCTCCCCGCCATCCGCGAACTTTTCGACGAAGCCGGCCTGTCACTGGCGGACTGCGACGCCATCGCGTTCGGTTCCGGCCCGGGCTCGTTCACCGGGTTGCGCACCGCGACCGGCGTCGCCCAAGGCCTCGCGTTCGGCCTGAATCTGCCGGTCGTGCCGGTCAGTACGCTGCTTGCCTGTGCCGAGAGCGCCCGTCTACGCGATCCGTCGGCGACGCGCGTGCTCGCCGCGCTCGACGCCCGCATGGACGAAATCTATTGGGCCGACTACGCCTGGGACGACGCGCAAGGTGAATGGCGCACGCTGCAGGCGGCTTCGCTCGATGCGCCGGACCGGCTCGTTTTGCCCGACGTCCCGTTCACGCTGGCAGGCAATGCCGCCGCTGCCTTCGGTGCGCGGCTGCCGGCGCTCGCCGCGGCGCGCAGCGTCGATAGCGAAGCGTTGCCGCACGCCGTGCCGCTCGCGCACGCCGCGCTGCGCGCGTTGCGCGCGGGCCGCACGGTGCCCGCCGATCAGGCCGCGCCGGAATATGTGCGCGACAAGGTTGCCCAGACCACCGCCGAGCGGGTCGCCGACAAAGCCGAAAAAGCGGAGAAAGCCGCCAGGGCCGAACAGGCTGCCCGACTCGCGCATGACGCAGCGCAAGGCGAGGGCCGGCAATGA
- a CDS encoding acyl-CoA-binding protein encodes MTDIDTQFTQAHEDVQQLPERPGNLTLLRLYALYKQATRGDVQGDKPGFTDIVGKYKYDAWAALKGTAQDAAKQQYVELVESLKSGASA; translated from the coding sequence ATGACCGACATCGACACCCAGTTCACCCAAGCCCATGAAGACGTCCAGCAGTTGCCGGAGCGTCCGGGCAATCTCACGCTGCTGCGCCTCTACGCGCTCTACAAGCAGGCCACTCGCGGCGATGTTCAGGGCGACAAACCCGGCTTCACGGATATCGTCGGCAAGTACAAGTACGACGCGTGGGCCGCGCTCAAAGGCACCGCGCAGGACGCCGCGAAGCAGCAATACGTTGAACTGGTCGAATCGCTCAAGAGCGGCGCGTCGGCCTGA
- the lplT gene encoding lysophospholipid transporter LplT, with protein MKKGFYTIMAAQFFSSLADNALLIAAIALLKDLHAPNWMTPLLKLFFVLSYVVLAAFVGAFADSRPKGRVMFITNTIKVLGCITMLVGAHPLLAYGIVGFGAAAYSPAKYGILTELLPPDRLVAANGWIEGTTVGSIILGTVLGGALISPHIAAPILRHHIPSVNTPAEAAMLVIMAIYVVAALFNLRIPDTGARYPKQERGPIKLVTDFADCFLVLWRDKLGQISLAVTTLFWGAGATLQFIVLKWAEVSLNMSLSEAAILQAVVAVGVAAGAIFAASRVPLKKSLSVLPVGIMMGIAVMLMAFYTRDLFPAHWGIYFGRLHVPGYLIVAYIFLMIVGGLSGFFVVPMNALLQHRGHVLLSAGHSIAVQNFNENLSVLVMLCLYAVLVWLDVPVTAVIVLFGTFVCVMMWFVMRRHQANQRAFDSVALIGEVKH; from the coding sequence ATGAAAAAAGGTTTTTACACCATCATGGCCGCGCAGTTTTTTTCGTCGCTGGCCGACAATGCGCTTCTGATCGCTGCTATCGCACTGCTGAAAGATCTTCACGCCCCGAACTGGATGACGCCGCTGCTCAAGCTGTTCTTTGTGCTGTCGTACGTCGTTCTCGCCGCCTTCGTGGGCGCCTTCGCCGACTCCCGTCCGAAAGGACGCGTGATGTTCATCACCAACACCATCAAGGTGCTCGGTTGCATCACGATGCTGGTGGGCGCGCATCCGCTGCTCGCGTATGGGATCGTCGGCTTCGGCGCGGCGGCCTACTCGCCCGCCAAATACGGCATTCTCACCGAGCTGCTGCCGCCTGACCGGCTGGTCGCCGCGAACGGCTGGATCGAAGGCACCACTGTGGGCTCGATCATTCTCGGCACTGTGCTAGGCGGCGCGCTCATCAGCCCGCACATTGCCGCGCCGATCCTGCGGCACCACATTCCCTCGGTCAACACGCCCGCCGAAGCCGCGATGCTGGTCATCATGGCCATCTACGTGGTCGCCGCGCTGTTCAATCTGCGCATTCCCGACACCGGCGCGCGCTATCCGAAACAGGAACGCGGCCCGATCAAACTCGTCACCGATTTCGCCGACTGTTTCCTCGTGCTGTGGCGCGACAAGCTCGGCCAGATTTCGCTTGCCGTCACCACGCTCTTCTGGGGCGCGGGCGCAACGCTGCAATTCATCGTGCTGAAGTGGGCCGAAGTGTCGCTGAACATGTCGCTCTCCGAAGCGGCCATTCTGCAGGCGGTGGTGGCCGTGGGCGTGGCGGCCGGCGCGATTTTCGCAGCCTCGCGCGTGCCGCTGAAGAAGTCGCTCTCGGTATTGCCGGTCGGCATCATGATGGGCATTGCCGTGATGCTGATGGCGTTCTACACGCGCGACCTGTTCCCCGCGCATTGGGGCATCTATTTCGGCCGCTTGCATGTGCCGGGCTATCTGATCGTCGCGTACATTTTCCTGATGATCGTCGGCGGCCTGTCGGGCTTTTTTGTCGTGCCGATGAACGCGCTGCTGCAGCATCGCGGGCACGTGCTGCTGTCGGCCGGTCACTCGATCGCCGTGCAGAACTTCAACGAAAACCTCTCCGTGCTCGTGATGCTGTGCCTCTATGCCGTGCTGGTGTGGCTCGATGTGCCGGTCACGGCGGTGATCGTGCTGTTCGGGACCTTCGTCTGCGTGATGATGTGGTTCGTGATGCGGCGCCACCAGGCCAACCAGCGCGCGTTCGACTCGGTCGCGCTGATCGGCGAAGTCAAGCACTGA
- the rimI gene encoding ribosomal protein S18-alanine N-acetyltransferase has product MSGVLLADRYMSPMTEGDLDEVAAIEKIAYEFPWSRGNFGDSLRNGYFGVCLRHVTGTLIGYCVLMPVVDEMHLLNLCVTPAAQGAGAGLALLREAVRITRAEKLEGLLLEVRPSNHRAIRLYERFGFASIGRRKNYYPARHRSREDAIVMRFSFATEGADGAA; this is encoded by the coding sequence ATGAGTGGCGTGCTGCTCGCGGACCGCTATATGTCGCCGATGACTGAAGGCGATCTGGATGAAGTCGCCGCCATCGAAAAAATCGCTTATGAGTTTCCATGGAGCCGGGGCAATTTCGGCGACTCGCTGCGCAACGGCTACTTCGGCGTCTGTCTGCGCCATGTCACGGGCACGCTGATCGGCTATTGCGTGCTGATGCCGGTCGTCGACGAAATGCATCTGCTCAATCTATGCGTGACGCCCGCGGCGCAAGGCGCCGGCGCCGGGCTCGCGCTGCTGCGCGAAGCCGTACGCATTACCCGCGCTGAAAAACTCGAGGGGCTGTTGCTGGAAGTGCGGCCGTCGAATCATCGGGCGATCCGGCTTTATGAGCGCTTCGGCTTTGCTTCGATCGGCCGGCGCAAAAACTATTATCCGGCGCGGCATCGCAGCCGGGAGGACGCCATCGTGATGCGTTTCTCGTTTGCCACGGAGGGCGCAGATGGCGCTGCATGA
- the aceA gene encoding isocitrate lyase: MSRQEQVKQLQQQWETDPRWKGVKRTYTAEDVIRLRGSVQVEHTLAKRGAEKLWESVNNEPFVNSLGALTGNQAMQQVKAGLKAIYLSGWQVAGDANVAGEMYPDQSLYPANSVPLVVKRINNTLTRADQIQWSEGKNPGDEGYVDYFQPIVADAEAGFGGVLNAFELMKAMIEAGAAGVHFEDQLASVKKCGHMGGKVLVPTRENIAKLTAARLAADVSGTPTVLLARTDAEAADLITSDIDENDKPFLTGERTVEGFYRTKPGLEQAISRGLAYAPYADMIWCETGKPDLEFAKKFADAIHKEYPDQLLSYNCSPSFNWKKNLDDATIAKFQRELGAMGYKFQFITLAGFHALNYSMFNLAHGYARNQMTAFVEMQQAEFAAAEKGFTAVKHQREVGTGYFDAVTQTVEREASTTALHGSTEDEQFFDKKVA, from the coding sequence ATGTCCCGTCAAGAACAAGTCAAGCAACTCCAACAGCAATGGGAAACCGATCCGCGCTGGAAAGGCGTGAAGCGCACTTACACGGCGGAAGACGTGATCCGCCTGCGCGGTTCGGTGCAAGTCGAGCACACGCTCGCCAAGCGCGGTGCGGAAAAGCTCTGGGAAAGCGTGAACAACGAGCCGTTCGTCAACTCGCTCGGCGCGCTGACCGGCAACCAGGCCATGCAGCAGGTCAAGGCCGGCCTCAAGGCGATCTATCTGTCGGGCTGGCAAGTGGCGGGCGATGCGAACGTCGCCGGTGAAATGTACCCGGACCAGTCGCTGTATCCGGCGAACTCGGTGCCGCTCGTCGTGAAGCGCATCAACAACACGTTGACGCGCGCCGACCAGATCCAGTGGTCGGAAGGCAAGAACCCGGGCGACGAGGGCTACGTGGACTACTTCCAGCCGATCGTGGCGGATGCGGAAGCCGGCTTCGGCGGCGTGCTGAACGCGTTCGAACTGATGAAGGCGATGATCGAAGCGGGCGCCGCGGGCGTGCACTTCGAAGATCAACTGGCTTCGGTGAAGAAGTGCGGTCACATGGGCGGCAAGGTGCTCGTGCCGACGCGCGAAAACATCGCCAAGCTGACGGCCGCGCGTCTGGCCGCCGACGTCTCCGGCACGCCGACCGTGCTGCTGGCGCGCACCGACGCGGAAGCCGCCGACCTGATCACGTCGGACATCGACGAAAACGACAAGCCCTTCCTGACGGGCGAGCGCACGGTGGAAGGTTTCTACCGCACCAAGCCGGGTCTCGAGCAGGCAATCTCGCGTGGCCTCGCCTACGCGCCGTACGCCGACATGATCTGGTGCGAAACCGGCAAGCCGGACCTCGAGTTTGCGAAGAAATTCGCCGACGCGATCCACAAGGAGTACCCGGATCAGCTGCTGTCGTACAACTGCTCGCCGTCGTTCAACTGGAAGAAGAACCTGGACGACGCGACCATCGCCAAGTTCCAGCGCGAACTCGGCGCGATGGGCTACAAGTTCCAGTTCATCACGCTGGCCGGCTTCCATGCGCTGAACTACTCGATGTTCAACCTCGCGCACGGCTATGCCCGCAACCAGATGACGGCCTTCGTCGAAATGCAGCAGGCTGAATTCGCCGCGGCCGAAAAGGGCTTCACCGCGGTGAAACATCAACGCGAAGTCGGCACCGGCTACTTCGACGCGGTGACGCAAACGGTCGAACGCGAGGCTTCGACGACCGCGCTGCACGGCTCGACGGAAGACGAACAGTTCTTCGACAAGAAGGTCGCGTAA
- the thiD gene encoding bifunctional hydroxymethylpyrimidine kinase/phosphomethylpyrimidine kinase, producing MTQPIPNVLTIAGSDSGGGAGIQADLKAFSALGAYGASVITALTAQNTRGVTAIHAPDPGFITAQLDTVFDDIRIDAVKIGMLANAPIARAVADALRRHKPKHIVLDTVMISKSNHALLLPDAVAAVRDELLPLADLLTPNLPEAAALLGVQATTDEAGMVEQGEALRALGARAVLMKGGHLSATDSPDWLVQDSGTLRLGGPRVPVKNTHGTGCTLSSAIAALIPQRGDLASAVADAKLYLTGALQASDRLDVGGGVGPVHHFYRWW from the coding sequence ATGACTCAACCGATTCCCAATGTGCTGACGATCGCCGGTTCCGATTCCGGCGGCGGCGCCGGCATTCAGGCCGACCTCAAGGCTTTCTCGGCGCTCGGCGCGTACGGCGCGAGCGTGATTACCGCGCTCACGGCGCAGAACACGCGCGGCGTCACCGCGATTCACGCGCCGGACCCCGGCTTCATTACCGCACAACTCGACACGGTGTTCGACGACATCCGCATCGACGCCGTGAAGATCGGCATGCTGGCGAACGCGCCGATCGCGCGCGCGGTCGCTGACGCGCTGCGCCGGCACAAGCCGAAGCACATCGTGCTCGACACGGTGATGATTTCGAAGAGCAACCACGCGTTGCTGCTGCCGGACGCGGTCGCTGCGGTGCGCGACGAATTGCTGCCGCTCGCCGATCTGCTGACGCCCAATCTGCCGGAAGCGGCCGCGTTGCTCGGCGTGCAAGCCACGACCGATGAAGCCGGCATGGTCGAGCAAGGCGAAGCGCTGCGCGCGCTCGGCGCACGCGCGGTGCTGATGAAGGGGGGCCATTTGAGCGCGACGGATAGTCCGGACTGGCTCGTGCAGGACAGCGGCACGCTTCGTTTAGGCGGGCCGCGGGTGCCGGTGAAGAATACGCATGGGACAGGCTGCACGCTGTCGTCGGCGATTGCGGCGCTGATTCCGCAGCGTGGGGATCTGGCGAGCGCGGTCGCCGATGCGAAGCTGTATTTGACCGGCGCGCTGCAGGCGAGCGATCGGCTGGACGTCGGCGGCGGCGTGGGGCCGGTGCATCATTTTTATCGGTGGTGGTGA
- the alr gene encoding alanine racemase: MPRPLSATIHTSALANNLAVARRYAPKSKIWAVVKANAYGHGLARVFPGLRATDGFGLLDLEEAVKLRELGWAGPILLLEGFFRPTDIDVIDRYSLTTALHSDEQLRMLEMARLSKPVNIQLKMNTGMNRLGYTPEKFRAAWERARAAQGVGQITLMTHFSDADGDRGVDYQVQAFERGAQGIAGARSLANSAATLWHPATHFDWVRPGIIMYGASPSGVTAAIEGTGLQPAMTLASELIAVQTLSEGHTVGYGSSFKARGSMRIGVVACGYADGYPRVAPEGTPVIVDGVRTRVVGRVSMDMLTVDLTPVPTANVGSRVELWGTSLPIDDVAQACGTIGYELMCAVAPRVPVRAE, encoded by the coding sequence ATGCCGCGCCCGCTCTCAGCCACGATTCATACCTCCGCTCTCGCCAATAATCTCGCCGTTGCCCGGCGCTACGCGCCGAAATCGAAAATCTGGGCCGTCGTCAAGGCCAACGCCTACGGGCACGGCCTTGCACGCGTTTTTCCGGGCCTGCGCGCAACCGACGGCTTTGGGTTGCTGGACCTCGAAGAAGCCGTGAAGTTGCGTGAATTGGGCTGGGCCGGCCCGATTCTTTTGCTCGAAGGCTTCTTTCGTCCGACCGATATCGACGTGATCGACCGCTACAGCCTGACCACCGCGCTGCATTCGGACGAACAGTTGCGCATGCTCGAAATGGCGCGTCTGTCCAAACCGGTCAATATCCAGTTGAAGATGAACACCGGCATGAATCGCCTCGGTTACACGCCGGAGAAGTTCCGCGCCGCGTGGGAACGGGCGCGCGCTGCCCAAGGCGTCGGCCAGATCACGTTGATGACCCATTTCTCGGACGCCGACGGCGATCGCGGCGTGGACTATCAGGTGCAGGCGTTCGAGCGCGGCGCGCAAGGCATTGCCGGCGCGCGCAGCCTCGCCAACTCGGCGGCCACGTTGTGGCATCCGGCCACGCACTTCGACTGGGTGCGACCGGGCATCATCATGTACGGCGCGTCGCCGTCCGGCGTCACGGCGGCGATCGAAGGCACCGGCCTGCAGCCCGCCATGACGCTCGCCTCGGAACTGATCGCCGTGCAGACGCTCAGCGAAGGTCATACGGTCGGCTACGGGTCGTCGTTCAAGGCGCGCGGGTCGATGCGCATCGGCGTGGTGGCGTGCGGCTATGCGGACGGCTATCCGCGTGTCGCGCCGGAGGGCACGCCGGTGATCGTCGACGGCGTGCGCACGCGGGTCGTCGGGCGCGTCTCGATGGACATGCTCACCGTCGACCTGACGCCGGTGCCGACCGCCAACGTCGGCTCGCGCGTCGAACTGTGGGGTACCTCGCTGCCGATCGATGACGTCGCGCAGGCGTGCGGCACCATCGGCTATGAGCTGATGTGCGCCGTGGCGCCGCGCGTACCGGTGCGGGCGGAGTAA
- a CDS encoding DEAD/DEAH box helicase produces MTSSNTPSSPLNAIADQALGLADAPVQAAAVAAAPEAVAAEAAAPTGPSFASLGLSADVVSALTAAGYQNPTPVQQRAIPAGIAGRDLMVSSPTGSGKTAAFMLPAIERFSQLQKAQASQPREPRPADGARTRRPQPVARPTMLVLTPTRELAMQVTTAAATYGKHLKRLRTVSILGGVAYGQQLMLLAKNPEILVATPGRLIDHLERGRIDLSQLQILVLDEADRMLDMGFIEDIETIVAATPATRQTMLFSATLDGKITSLTGRLLKDPERIEIVQRLEQRTNIAQTVHYVDDRDHKDRLLDHLLRDEGLDQAIVFTATKMDADQLAGRLADAGFESAALHGDLPQGARNRTIRALRERRVRVLVATDVAARGIDIPGITHVFNYDLPKFAEDYVHRIGRTGRAGRSGIAVSLVHHAEQGALKRIERFVRTPLPVNVVEGFEPRKSAPSGNGRPGFGGRGRPGGGNGGGRRFGSGSGKPAGSGGARSGSGNGSSWAGKSAGGGSRDGGFGGGSREGYGGSRDGGYGARRSDGPRTARRGS; encoded by the coding sequence ATGACTTCGAGCAATACCCCCAGCAGCCCGTTGAACGCCATCGCCGATCAAGCCCTCGGTCTCGCCGACGCACCCGTACAAGCCGCAGCCGTTGCTGCCGCTCCGGAAGCCGTCGCCGCGGAAGCCGCAGCGCCCACCGGCCCGTCGTTCGCGTCGCTCGGTCTCTCCGCGGATGTCGTCTCCGCGCTGACCGCCGCTGGCTATCAAAACCCGACTCCGGTTCAGCAACGCGCAATCCCGGCTGGCATCGCCGGCCGCGATCTGATGGTCTCGAGCCCGACCGGTTCGGGCAAGACCGCCGCGTTCATGCTGCCCGCCATCGAGCGTTTCTCGCAGCTGCAAAAAGCACAAGCCAGCCAGCCGCGTGAACCGCGTCCGGCTGACGGTGCCCGCACGCGTCGTCCGCAACCGGTTGCCCGTCCGACCATGCTGGTTCTGACGCCGACCCGCGAACTCGCCATGCAGGTCACTACCGCCGCTGCCACGTACGGCAAGCACCTCAAGCGTCTGCGCACCGTCAGCATTCTGGGCGGCGTCGCTTATGGTCAACAGCTGATGCTGCTGGCCAAGAACCCGGAAATCCTGGTCGCCACGCCGGGCCGTTTGATCGACCACCTGGAACGCGGCCGCATCGATCTGTCGCAACTGCAGATCCTCGTGCTCGACGAAGCCGACCGCATGCTCGACATGGGCTTCATCGAAGACATCGAGACGATCGTCGCCGCTACGCCGGCTACGCGTCAAACCATGCTGTTCTCGGCCACGCTCGACGGCAAGATCACCTCGCTGACGGGCCGCCTGCTGAAGGATCCGGAACGCATCGAGATCGTTCAGCGTCTGGAACAGCGCACCAACATCGCGCAAACCGTCCATTACGTGGATGACCGCGATCACAAGGATCGTCTGCTCGACCATCTGCTGCGCGACGAAGGCCTCGACCAGGCGATCGTCTTCACGGCAACCAAGATGGACGCGGACCAACTGGCAGGCCGTCTGGCCGACGCCGGTTTCGAATCGGCCGCCCTGCACGGCGATCTGCCGCAAGGCGCGCGTAACCGCACGATCCGTGCGCTGCGCGAGCGCCGTGTGCGCGTGCTGGTGGCAACGGACGTCGCCGCTCGCGGTATCGACATTCCGGGCATCACGCACGTGTTCAACTACGACCTGCCGAAGTTCGCCGAAGATTACGTGCACCGCATCGGCCGTACCGGCCGTGCTGGCCGCTCGGGTATCGCGGTGAGCCTCGTGCATCACGCCGAGCAAGGCGCGTTGAAGCGCATCGAGCGTTTCGTGCGTACTCCGCTGCCGGTCAATGTCGTCGAAGGCTTCGAGCCGCGCAAGTCGGCTCCGTCGGGTAACGGCCGTCCTGGCTTTGGCGGCCGCGGCCGTCCGGGCGGCGGCAACGGCGGTGGCCGTCGCTTTGGCAGCGGTTCGGGCAAGCCGGCTGGTAGCGGCGGTGCGCGCAGCGGCAGCGGCAATGGCAGCAGCTGGGCCGGCAAGTCGGCTGGCGGCGGTTCGCGTGACGGCGGCTTCGGCGGCGGTTCGCGCGAAGGCTACGGCGGCTCGCGCGACGGCGGCTACGGCGCACGCCGCAGCGACGGCCCGCGTACGGCGCGTCGCGGCAGCTAA